One region of Halohasta litchfieldiae genomic DNA includes:
- a CDS encoding CPBP family intramembrane glutamic endopeptidase — MAQSAPTGRRLQHIGEAILVIFGAYLAANITKAATDPLVISLVGSVVSTNIVGITQTAIQLLTIIGVVALYLRVVDTDRLVRLMLPTPRSVGVIVGGTLVLLGGQYVINQLLQWANFSPGANQAVTAGVGDPLYYLLMVPVSLLLVGPAEELLFRGAVQGRLRESWGRWPAIILATVLFGLIHIPAVSGGFGAQLSYALLAGVLGLVLGYLYDYTQNIVVPSVIHGSYNGTLFALLYLGEIGLL; from the coding sequence ATGGCGCAGTCAGCACCGACCGGCCGTCGACTCCAACACATCGGTGAAGCTATTCTCGTTATCTTCGGTGCCTATTTGGCAGCGAATATCACCAAAGCAGCCACCGACCCACTGGTGATATCACTCGTCGGCTCGGTGGTCTCGACCAATATCGTCGGGATCACCCAAACAGCCATCCAACTCCTAACGATAATTGGTGTTGTCGCGCTGTATCTGCGGGTCGTCGACACCGACAGGCTGGTCAGGCTGATGCTTCCCACCCCTCGCAGTGTCGGAGTTATCGTCGGCGGCACACTCGTCCTGTTGGGTGGACAGTATGTGATCAACCAACTGCTCCAGTGGGCGAACTTCTCGCCGGGTGCCAATCAGGCAGTGACCGCGGGCGTCGGCGATCCGCTCTACTATCTGCTTATGGTCCCCGTCTCACTGCTGTTGGTGGGTCCCGCCGAGGAACTCTTGTTTCGAGGCGCCGTACAGGGTCGGCTCAGAGAATCGTGGGGACGCTGGCCGGCGATTATCCTCGCCACCGTGCTGTTCGGGCTGATCCATATTCCCGCGGTGAGCGGCGGGTTCGGTGCCCAACTCTCGTATGCACTGCTGGCAGGAGTGCTCGGTCTCGTGCTTGGCTATCTGTACGACTACACCCAAAACATCGTGGTTCCGTCCGTGATTCACGGCAGCTACAACGGGACACTGTTCGCACTGCTGTATCTGGGCGAAATCGGCCTCCTGTAA
- a CDS encoding aminopeptidase, translated as MSDAELRAAAETALTQCLNLGPAETCLIVTDDKRERIGETLYTVASEITDDPVIVRYPPGEQHGTEPPEPIAAALREADVFLAPTTKSLSHTRARGAACEAGARGATLPGITESVFTKGLDADYEAIDAHSQAMHEQVVEADEIRVTSPQGTDITFQIGDREWLLDTGIVHEAGGFSNLPAGEIFVSPESATGTYVVDGTMRPHGLLDADQRLRFEVEDGYVTEISDDEIREQIETAAEAAGQAAYNLAELGIGTNVGVDDLVGSVLLDEKAAGTVHIAIGDNASIGGETDAPLHLDGILREPTVFADGVELELPA; from the coding sequence ATGAGCGACGCCGAGCTACGAGCGGCCGCCGAGACGGCACTCACCCAGTGTCTCAATCTCGGCCCAGCCGAGACCTGTCTGATTGTCACCGACGACAAACGCGAACGAATTGGCGAGACCCTCTACACTGTCGCCAGCGAGATCACCGACGACCCAGTGATCGTCCGCTACCCACCCGGAGAACAGCACGGTACCGAGCCACCCGAACCTATCGCAGCAGCCCTCCGCGAGGCCGATGTCTTCCTCGCACCGACGACAAAGAGTTTGAGTCATACCCGCGCCCGCGGGGCCGCCTGCGAGGCCGGTGCCCGCGGTGCAACCCTACCCGGAATCACCGAATCAGTGTTCACGAAGGGATTGGACGCCGACTACGAGGCTATCGACGCCCACTCGCAGGCCATGCACGAACAGGTGGTTGAGGCCGACGAGATCCGGGTCACCTCGCCACAGGGCACCGATATCACGTTCCAGATCGGCGACCGTGAGTGGCTCCTCGACACCGGAATCGTCCACGAGGCGGGTGGGTTCTCGAACCTCCCGGCGGGCGAAATCTTCGTCAGCCCAGAGAGTGCAACCGGCACCTACGTTGTCGACGGGACGATGCGACCCCACGGCCTGCTCGATGCCGACCAGCGACTCCGGTTCGAGGTCGAAGACGGCTACGTGACCGAGATTTCGGACGACGAAATCCGCGAGCAGATCGAGACCGCCGCCGAAGCGGCCGGGCAAGCGGCCTACAATCTCGCCGAGTTGGGAATCGGAACGAATGTCGGGGTCGACGACCTCGTCGGATCGGTTCTCTTGGACGAGAAGGCCGCCGGGACCGTCCACATTGCTATCGGTGACAACGCCTCAATTGGCGGCGAAACCGATGCGCCGCTTCATCTGGACGGGATTCTGCGGGAGCCGACTGTCTTTGCGGATGGCGTCGAACTGGAACTACCGGCGTAG
- a CDS encoding HVO_0476 family zinc finger protein, translated as MSDTDAGDRVALTCPSCSPREETVHEVLKPGGDVTVRCTDCSHVHKTQIESTSTVDKKVIVSQDGESFSTQLQAEPDETVEVGDEFIVDTPEAILQVRVTGLELLDSDARFESAIMEDVETVWTRAIDNVGVNVTLHPKDGSRDDTRSLKVNVPGDYEFTVGDTDSFGDDEFTITGIIVRDDADGYRFDKFDERGDMVYAKDIKRIYGTDETTSAWSAW; from the coding sequence ATGAGCGATACAGACGCCGGCGACAGAGTGGCACTCACCTGCCCCTCCTGTTCGCCACGCGAGGAAACGGTCCACGAGGTGCTGAAACCCGGCGGCGACGTCACTGTCCGCTGTACTGACTGTAGTCACGTTCACAAAACCCAGATCGAATCGACCTCGACGGTCGACAAAAAGGTCATCGTCTCCCAAGACGGCGAATCCTTTAGCACGCAACTCCAGGCCGAACCCGACGAAACCGTCGAAGTTGGCGACGAGTTCATCGTCGACACCCCCGAGGCAATCTTGCAGGTCCGTGTCACCGGTCTCGAACTGCTGGATAGCGACGCTCGCTTCGAGAGCGCGATCATGGAAGACGTCGAAACCGTCTGGACGCGCGCGATCGACAATGTTGGCGTCAACGTAACCCTCCACCCAAAAGACGGCTCCCGTGACGATACCCGGAGTCTGAAGGTCAACGTCCCCGGCGACTACGAGTTCACCGTTGGCGACACCGACAGCTTCGGTGACGACGAGTTCACGATTACCGGCATTATCGTCCGCGACGACGCCGATGGTTACCGCTTCGACAAGTTCGACGAGCGTGGCGATATGGTGTACGCCAAGGACATCAAACGCATCTACGGTACTGACGAAACGACCAGCGCGTGGTCGGCCTGGTAG
- a CDS encoding protein-L-isoaspartate O-methyltransferase family protein — protein sequence MDRETLRADMLDGLEYSLDQPLGADIVDALKKVPRHEFTNPEAANNADSSDSRILQPELVARLLIALDAQSGDETLIVGSGVGYTAAALAEIVGGRHVHAIDLDRQLVSLARQNLQSTGYDHVLVDRRDGANGYPEYAPFDRILVESSVIEPPRALVDQLAPGGRLVIPQGTTSQTLVAFERDPKSRTVETAAEFGPVRFRPMLVDGEQASTPVRNRTEREDSEFDEQGYFAPSGWEYEWLDWDERL from the coding sequence ATGGATCGTGAAACACTCCGGGCGGACATGCTCGACGGGCTGGAGTACAGCCTCGACCAGCCGCTCGGAGCCGACATTGTCGACGCCCTCAAGAAGGTCCCTCGACACGAATTCACCAACCCTGAGGCCGCCAACAACGCCGACAGCTCCGACTCGCGCATTCTCCAGCCGGAGCTGGTGGCACGGCTCCTGATCGCGCTGGATGCTCAGTCAGGCGATGAGACGCTGATCGTCGGCTCGGGGGTCGGATACACCGCCGCCGCACTCGCCGAAATCGTCGGCGGTCGACACGTCCACGCTATCGATCTCGACCGCCAACTCGTCTCGCTGGCCCGCCAGAACCTCCAGTCGACGGGCTACGACCACGTCTTGGTCGACCGCCGAGACGGAGCCAACGGCTACCCCGAGTACGCCCCGTTTGACCGTATTTTGGTCGAGAGTTCGGTCATCGAGCCACCGCGCGCGCTGGTCGACCAACTCGCTCCCGGTGGTCGACTGGTCATCCCACAGGGCACGACCAGTCAAACGCTCGTAGCCTTTGAGCGCGATCCCAAGAGTCGGACCGTCGAGACGGCTGCCGAATTCGGCCCAGTGCGGTTCCGACCGATGTTGGTCGACGGCGAGCAGGCAAGCACCCCGGTTCGCAACCGCACCGAACGCGAGGACAGCGAGTTCGACGAGCAGGGCTACTTCGCGCCGTCGGGCTGGGAATACGAGTGGCTCGATTGGGACGAACGGTTGTAA